DNA from Deltaproteobacteria bacterium:
GCCCAGAAGAGGGAACAGCTTTCAGAGTCCCTGGCCCGTGCCCAGGCCCTCACTGAAGAACTCGAGGCCCAGCAGGAGGAGCTCAAAGCGGCCAACGAAGAGCTCGAGGAGCAGACTCGGGCGCTGCGGGAGTCGGAAGAGAAGCTCAAAGCCCAGCAGGAAGAGCTGGAGGCCACCAACGAAGAGCTCGAAGAGAAGACCGAGGCGTTGGAGCGGCAGAAGCGGGACGTGGAGCGGACCAATCGTGAACTCGAGCGGGCAAGGGGCGAAATCGAGGAGAGGGCCGAGGAACTTGCCATTGCGAGTAAGTACAAATCGGAATTCCTTGCCAACATGTCTCACGAGCTTCGCACCCCCCTGAACAGCTTGCTTCTGCTATCGAAGTCCCTGGCGGACAACAAGGAAGGCACCCTTACCGGGGAGCAGATCGAATCGGCTCGGGTGATTTACGACAGCGGGAATCAACTCCTTTCCCTCATCAACGAGATCCTGGACCTCTCCAAGATCGAGGCCGGCAGGATGGAATTGCACCTCGAGAAGGTCGGCCTGGACGCCCTGGCAAACAGTATTCAGGACCATTTTGCCCATATGGCGAAGGAGAAAGGGCTCGGGCTCCACATCTCACTCAGTGAGACCGCTCCCAAGGAGATCGAGACGGATCGGAAAAGGGCCGAACAGATCATCCGAAACCTCATGTCCAACGCCATCAAGTTCACGGAAGCCGGAGATATCCGAGTCCTTTTCGGCGGACCGAGGCAGGGCGTGAGCCTTTCTCGAAGCGGACTCGACACAAGCAATGCCGTGGCGGTTTCCATCTAAGACACAGGGATCGGCATCCCTGCGGACAAGCAGAAGATCATCTTCGAGGCGTTTCAGCAAGCGGACGGCACCACCGCCCGGAGATTCGGCGGAACCGGTCTCGGGCTTTCGATCTCGAGGGAACTGGCTCATCTCTTGGCAGGTGAGATTCAGCTTGAGAGCGAAACGGGGAAGGGTAGTACGTTCACGCTGTACTTGCCCATTGAAAGGGGACGATTGTCCCAGCGCAGCACGGGGCCCGCCTTGAAGGAAGGAAGCTCGAAGAGTGCCGGATGGAGATCGGAGTCTGCTCGCATCGAGGCCGAGCCAACGGATAGCTCTCGGGTTTTGAGTCCCCTTTTACCGTTGTCCATTCCGGACGACAGGGAGACGCTAAAAGACGCGGACAAGACCATCCTCGTTATCGAGGATGACGCCAGGTTTGTCAAATTGCTCTTGAGACAGTGCCATGACAGAGGGTTCAAGTGCCTGGCGGCGGCAACGGGAGAGGAGGGACTCGACCTGGCGATCCGGCATGTGCCTCAGGCCATCATCCTGGATATCCGCCTCCCCGGCATGGACGGCTGGGCCGTTCTCGAGAGCCTAAAGGGAAATCCGAATTTGCGACACATCCCCGTTCATATCATGTCCGTCGAGGACCCGAGTATCGAGGCTTTCAGGAAGGGCGCCATCGGCTTCCTGAACAAGCCGGCAAGTCAGGAAGATCTCGAGGAAGCCTTCTCGACCCTTGAAAGCATGCTCAGCAGGAAAATGAAGAACCTGCTTGTGGTCGAGGACGACGAGCATCTTCGAAAGAGTGTCGTCAACCTCATCGGAAACGGGGACGTTCAGGTGGATGAGGCCGCAACGGGTATTCAAGCCTTGGGGGCCATGAAGTCCACCAGATACGATTGCATCATCCTGGACCTGGGACTTCCGGACATGACCGGGTTCGAACTTCTCGAGGCTCTGGAGAAGGACGAAGCCCTATCGATTCCCCCGGTCATCGTTCACACAGCCAGAGATCTGACTCGGGAAGAGGAGGTAAAGCTGCGACAGTATGCCGATTCCATTATCATCAAGGGGGTCAGGTCGGACGAGCGTCTGCTGGACGAAACTTCCCTTTTCCTGCATCGCATGGTTGGGAGGTTGCCCGAAAAGCAGCGGAAAATGATCATCGATCTCCATGATACGGACGCCTTGTTCCGTGCCAGGAAAGTCCTGATCGTAGACGATGACATGCGCAATGTATTTGCCATTTCGAAGCTCCTGGAAGAAAAAGGAATGAAGGTCGTCAAGGCGGAAGACGGCAAGAGAGCCCTGGATGCCCTCGAGCAGCACCCGGACGTGGATCTTGTGCTCATGGACATCATGATGCCTGTTATGGACGGGTACGAAGCCATGCAGCGGATCCGGTCCCAGGCGCGGTTCCATCGGCTGCCCATCATCGCCCTCACGGCCAAGGCCATGGCCGGGGACAGGGATCGCTGTATCGAGGCCGGGGCCAACGATTACCTGGCAAAGCCCGTGGACGTCAAACGACTGCTTTCCATGTTGCGCGTCTGGCTGTATCCGTAATAGGTGTGTAAACCGGATAAATCGATGCCTTCGTAAGAAGTCCTCCGGGTCGTCATGCCGGACTTGATCCGGCATCCGGACCATTTGAAATTGCTGGATTCCGGTTTTCGCCGGAACGAAGGAAAACGGCCGCTTTCGACTCTTTACGAGCTTATCAGAACTGAGCAGGTTCGGGTTGACATTAACGTGATGAAACCGGCGGAAGTAGAATCCATCGAAATCGACTTGCTGTTGGAAGCCGTTTTCCGGCGATACGGCCACGACTTCAGGCAGTATGCCAGGGCCTCGGTGGAGCGCAGGGTGAGACAGTTCCTTCCCAAGGCGGGTTGCGAAACCGTAGCCGAGATGATTCCGAAGCTGCTCCATGATGAGGCTTTTTTCGAGCAGTTCCTCGGGCAATTTTCCATCACTGTGACCGAGATGTTCCGCGATCCTTTCGTGTATCGATTCCTCCGGAGCGAGATCATGCCGGTATTGAAGACCTACCCGTCGATCCGGATCTGGCACGCCGGCTGCGCCAGCGGGGAAGAGGCATATTCGCTGGCAATCGTGCTGAAGGAAGAAGGTCTTTACGACAGGGCAACCATATATGCCACGGATTTCAATGACGCGATTATCGAGAAGGCGAGGGAAGGGATCTACGGTATCGAAAACATGAAGCAGTTTACTCAGAACTATCAACTTTCATGCGGCGCCCGCTCCTTTTCAGACTACTACCACGCAAAATACGGCGCCATTATTATAGACCAGGCCCTCAGACGGAACATCACCTTTGCGAATCACAACCTGGCTACGGACGGCGTGTTCACCGAGGCCCATCTTATTTTGTGCAGAAACGTGCTCATCTATTTTGATAAATACCTTCAGAACCGGGTTCTTACCCTTTTCAGAGACTCCCTGGTGCGGGGAGGGTTCCTCTGCCTTGGAACAAAGGAGAGTATTCAGTTTTCCGAGGTCAGGGACGATTTCAGGACGGTCGATGAAAGATCGAGGAT
Protein-coding regions in this window:
- a CDS encoding protein-glutamate O-methyltransferase CheR, coding for MKPAEVESIEIDLLLEAVFRRYGHDFRQYARASVERRVRQFLPKAGCETVAEMIPKLLHDEAFFEQFLGQFSITVTEMFRDPFVYRFLRSEIMPVLKTYPSIRIWHAGCASGEEAYSLAIVLKEEGLYDRATIYATDFNDAIIEKAREGIYGIENMKQFTQNYQLSCGARSFSDYYHAKYGAIIIDQALRRNITFANHNLATDGVFTEAHLILCRNVLIYFDKYLQNRVLTLFRDSLVRGGFLCLGTKESIQFSEVRDDFRTVDERSRIYRRRL
- a CDS encoding response regulator translates to MGIPADKQKIIFEAFQQADGTTARRFGGTGLGLSISRELAHLLAGEIQLESETGKGSTFTLYLPIERGRLSQRSTGPALKEGSSKSAGWRSESARIEAEPTDSSRVLSPLLPLSIPDDRETLKDADKTILVIEDDARFVKLLLRQCHDRGFKCLAAATGEEGLDLAIRHVPQAIILDIRLPGMDGWAVLESLKGNPNLRHIPVHIMSVEDPSIEAFRKGAIGFLNKPASQEDLEEAFSTLESMLSRKMKNLLVVEDDEHLRKSVVNLIGNGDVQVDEAATGIQALGAMKSTRYDCIILDLGLPDMTGFELLEALEKDEALSIPPVIVHTARDLTREEEVKLRQYADSIIIKGVRSDERLLDETSLFLHRMVGRLPEKQRKMIIDLHDTDALFRARKVLIVDDDMRNVFAISKLLEEKGMKVVKAEDGKRALDALEQHPDVDLVLMDIMMPVMDGYEAMQRIRSQARFHRLPIIALTAKAMAGDRDRCIEAGANDYLAKPVDVKRLLSMLRVWLYP